The Montipora foliosa isolate CH-2021 chromosome 14, ASM3666993v2, whole genome shotgun sequence genome window below encodes:
- the LOC137984602 gene encoding cancer-related nucleoside-triphosphatase homolog: MASTGRRHVLLTGSPGVGKTTLCRKVYEVLKEKGIQIQGFYTEEVRTSPEKGRVGFDIVTLDGQRGPLARVKREGQTARGRASPSVGNYLVDVRSFEQLALPTIKVCSSSNTVVVVDEVGKMELFSESFVNYVRELFSLSQATTLATVPVTKQRPIAFVDELKRREDVTLIEVTRSSRDELVGEVVRMLENSFGA; the protein is encoded by the exons atggcgtctaccGGAAGAAGACATGTTCTGCTGACGGGATCTCCgg GGGTAGGAAAGACAACTCTATGCAGAAAGGTTTACGAAGTTCTTAAAGAGAAAGGAATCCAAATACAAGGATTCTACACAGAAGAAGTCCGCACTAGTCCTgagaaaggtagagttggattTGACATTGTCACTCTAGATGGGCAGCGTGGACCACTGGCAAGGGTAAAAAG GGAAGGCCAAACTGCAAGAGGAAGGGCATCACCTTCAGTGGGAAATTACTTGGTTGATGTAAGGTCTTTTGAGCAGCTTGCTCTTCCAACAATTAAG GTTTGTTCGTCCAGTAACACAGTGGTTGTGGTTGACGAAGTTGGAAAAATGGAATTATTTAGTGAAAGCTTTGTCAATTATGTTCGTGAGCTTTTTTCGTTGTCACAAGCCACAACATTAGCCACTGTGCCTGTTACCAAACAGCGTCCAATAGCATTTGTGGATGAACTGAAAAGACGGGAAGATGTTACACTGATAGAG gtCACTAGAAGTTCACGCGATGAGTTAGTGGGTGAGGTTGTCCGCATGCTTGAAAATTCCTTTGGTGCATAA